From Thalassoglobus sp. JC818, the proteins below share one genomic window:
- the mtaB gene encoding tRNA (N(6)-L-threonylcarbamoyladenosine(37)-C(2))-methylthiotransferase MtaB: MNAVETQTSKTCRLVTLGCKVNQYETQLVKEALEQNGYREALEDESADLCFVNTCTVTSEGDAKSRKVIRQLSRQNPGTRTIVMGCYATRDPESVSSLPSVFEVVTDKRELPDVLDRQGIYDIPDGISYFDGRKRAYVKVQDGCLLKCTYCIIPSVRPGLRSRDPESIADEVRRLVDNGHKEIVISGIHVGHFGVDTTRKKSGKPPFRLWHLLKKLDAIPGDWRMRLSSIEANEIDDDFISASVDCEHLCPQFHPALQSGSDTVLARMRRRYRTGRFLDKLDQFREVMPDVAFTTDLIIGFPGETDEEFQETIDVCRRAKFMKIHIFPFSQRKGTPAATYPDQVPAEVRKARCQTLSQIERELAMDYYQTQVGKPLQVLVEKQVEDREGWIQGTDEHYIPVTLRGTAEEVGEFVNCTGQLPLTHSLQAVRES, translated from the coding sequence GTGAACGCTGTTGAAACTCAAACTTCTAAGACTTGTCGCCTTGTGACACTTGGTTGCAAGGTGAACCAGTACGAGACGCAACTCGTCAAAGAAGCTTTGGAACAGAACGGGTATCGTGAAGCGCTCGAGGACGAGTCTGCCGACTTGTGCTTTGTCAACACGTGCACGGTCACTTCTGAGGGCGATGCAAAATCTCGAAAGGTCATTCGGCAGCTTTCAAGGCAGAATCCCGGAACACGAACAATCGTGATGGGCTGTTATGCCACGCGAGATCCGGAATCTGTTTCAAGTTTGCCCAGCGTCTTCGAAGTTGTCACCGACAAACGCGAACTTCCCGACGTTCTCGACCGGCAGGGGATCTACGACATTCCGGATGGAATCTCTTACTTCGACGGACGCAAGCGGGCGTACGTCAAAGTTCAGGATGGATGTCTCCTCAAATGTACGTACTGCATCATTCCGAGTGTGCGTCCCGGCCTTAGAAGTCGAGATCCAGAATCCATTGCTGATGAAGTCCGACGTCTGGTCGATAACGGCCACAAGGAAATTGTCATCAGTGGAATTCACGTCGGACACTTCGGAGTCGACACGACACGTAAAAAGTCAGGGAAACCGCCGTTCCGATTGTGGCATCTGCTGAAAAAACTCGATGCAATTCCCGGTGACTGGCGAATGAGACTCTCGTCCATTGAAGCCAACGAGATCGACGACGATTTCATAAGCGCATCTGTTGACTGTGAACACCTGTGTCCTCAGTTTCATCCGGCACTTCAAAGCGGATCGGACACTGTCCTCGCAAGAATGCGAAGACGCTACCGCACCGGTCGATTTCTCGACAAACTCGATCAATTTCGGGAAGTCATGCCCGATGTGGCGTTCACAACCGACCTGATTATTGGATTTCCTGGAGAGACAGACGAGGAGTTTCAGGAGACGATCGACGTTTGCCGACGTGCGAAGTTCATGAAGATCCACATCTTTCCGTTCAGTCAACGGAAGGGAACGCCGGCAGCCACCTATCCTGACCAGGTTCCAGCCGAAGTGCGGAAAGCACGCTGCCAGACGTTGAGTCAAATTGAACGTGAACTTGCGATGGACTATTACCAGACGCAAGTTGGCAAGCCACTTCAGGTTCTTGTCGAGAAGCAAGTGGAAGATCGGGAAGGATGGATTCAGGGAACTGACGAACATTACATCCCAGTGACTTTGCGTGGCACAGCTGAGGAAGTCGGAGAGTTCGTCAATTGCACCGGTCAACTTCCACTCACTCATTCTCTTCAAGCAGTGCGAGAATCATGA
- a CDS encoding thymidylate kinase: MTDERGTAVIVAVEGIDGSGKGTQAKRLAQAMAAGGVKVELMSFPRYGETFFGRRVGDFLNGRFGELSELDPFLVSLLYSGDRYESREVILEKCRSAELVIFDRYVPSNIAHQTAKVAANERAELREWIEHIEYEIFRLPRPDRVILLDTPVDVSQELIDRKEKRTYTDQAKDLQESNVPYMKKVRDAYQTLAALDENWSLINVVDDHGLRSMESIGADIFAIAQSALGRTVEQVS, from the coding sequence ATGACAGACGAACGAGGTACGGCGGTCATCGTCGCTGTCGAGGGAATTGACGGTTCCGGAAAAGGGACGCAGGCGAAACGTCTGGCTCAAGCGATGGCAGCCGGGGGAGTCAAAGTCGAACTGATGAGCTTCCCGCGTTACGGGGAGACCTTCTTCGGACGCCGCGTCGGGGACTTTCTGAATGGTCGGTTTGGTGAGTTGTCAGAGCTCGATCCGTTTCTGGTTTCGCTGCTCTACTCAGGTGATCGGTACGAGTCGCGAGAGGTCATTCTCGAAAAGTGCCGATCCGCCGAACTGGTGATCTTCGATCGATACGTCCCGTCGAATATTGCCCATCAGACGGCCAAAGTTGCGGCAAATGAGCGGGCGGAGCTTCGCGAGTGGATCGAGCACATCGAGTACGAGATCTTCCGACTTCCGCGACCAGATCGGGTGATCCTGCTGGACACACCAGTCGATGTGTCTCAGGAATTGATCGATCGGAAAGAGAAGCGAACTTACACCGATCAGGCGAAAGACCTGCAAGAGTCGAATGTGCCGTACATGAAAAAAGTGCGTGATGCCTATCAGACTCTGGCAGCTCTGGACGAGAATTGGTCGTTGATCAATGTCGTCGACGATCATGGATTGCGATCCATGGAGTCGATCGGTGCTGACATTTTTGCGATTGCACAATCCGCTCTCGGTCGCACTGTTGAACAGGTATCCTGA
- a CDS encoding lipoate--protein ligase, which produces MLPATQSRLVRGDAQTGEENMAVDAEMLRVAVEEDLATVRTYFWSEPTVSLGHFQARGPVSLPDQFRDLPVVRRLSGGGAILHHHELTYSIALPKSHSLREHPTQLYEIAHEIIIELLAEAGINARMRGDDAFEDESFLCFLRGDARDIIIGNHKVVGSAQRRRQGAILQHGSLLLAQSNFAKELPGVSELTGIEIPVDRFAEQFLNNLCHRLNLIPEEL; this is translated from the coding sequence ATGCTGCCTGCGACTCAATCCCGTCTGGTTCGAGGTGATGCTCAGACTGGCGAGGAGAATATGGCAGTCGACGCCGAAATGTTGAGAGTTGCTGTCGAAGAAGATCTCGCAACTGTTCGAACGTACTTCTGGTCAGAGCCGACTGTTTCACTCGGACACTTTCAAGCTCGAGGACCTGTTTCGCTTCCCGATCAGTTTCGAGACTTGCCGGTCGTGCGTCGATTGTCAGGCGGCGGGGCCATTTTGCATCACCACGAGCTGACCTACTCGATTGCTCTTCCCAAATCACATTCGCTCCGAGAACACCCGACGCAACTTTACGAAATCGCTCACGAAATCATTATTGAGCTCCTCGCGGAGGCTGGAATTAATGCTCGAATGCGTGGAGATGATGCGTTTGAAGATGAATCGTTCTTATGCTTCCTGCGTGGTGACGCTCGCGACATCATCATCGGGAATCACAAAGTCGTTGGGAGCGCGCAGCGGCGCCGACAGGGCGCCATCTTGCAACACGGATCACTTCTGCTCGCTCAATCAAACTTCGCGAAAGAATTGCCAGGAGTCAGCGAATTGACAGGGATCGAAATCCCCGTTGATCGATTTGCAGAGCAGTTCCTGAACAACCTGTGCCACCGGCTGAACCTGATTCCGGAAGAGCTTTAA
- a CDS encoding sulfatase-like hydrolase/transferase translates to MTERPNILWYCTDQQRFDTIGALGNEFVQTPTIDSLVNSGTAFTHAFCQSPICTPSRSSLMTGMYPSRVHNTRNGNRSFPESTPLISKLIADNGYSCGMIGKFHLQSSGHRTEPRLDDGFNFWKFSHAPRDDWPTGHDYADWVRDQDADLDQLRNSPDRVPPELHQTKWASDMAFEFLNQQTPTTPWLLNINVYDPHPPFIPPRAYADRFDPEQMPGPYFQDSDLDQQRLLSGVDFQDEVRSPEEHKAKQKQADYYAMIAQIDDQLSRILKQLETTGQLENTLVVFTSDHGESLGDHGLMYKGCRFYEGLVRVPLIFSWPGQIQAGLQSHGLVELLDLTATLLDYTHTPTPSTLQGKSLRPILEGSTPSDHHRDSVRCEYFEALDPHFTHGTGSMATMYRTEHYKLCVYHDQNLGELYDLEADPWEFRNLWDESAHAEIKNRLILESFNSHVCLTTDVGSERIAPM, encoded by the coding sequence ATGACTGAACGCCCCAACATCCTCTGGTACTGCACGGACCAGCAGCGATTTGACACCATCGGAGCCCTCGGTAACGAGTTCGTCCAAACACCGACGATTGACTCACTTGTCAATTCGGGAACTGCTTTCACTCATGCTTTTTGTCAAAGTCCAATCTGCACACCCAGCAGATCGAGCCTGATGACAGGCATGTATCCGTCTCGAGTTCACAACACCCGAAACGGAAACCGTTCGTTTCCGGAATCGACTCCTCTCATTTCAAAGTTAATTGCAGACAACGGTTACAGCTGTGGAATGATTGGCAAGTTTCACTTGCAGAGTTCAGGACATCGAACTGAACCTCGCCTCGACGACGGGTTTAACTTCTGGAAGTTCAGCCACGCTCCACGCGATGACTGGCCGACAGGTCATGACTATGCCGATTGGGTCCGCGACCAGGATGCCGACCTCGATCAACTCCGCAACAGCCCGGATCGTGTGCCGCCGGAGTTGCATCAAACCAAGTGGGCCAGCGATATGGCCTTTGAATTTCTCAATCAGCAGACTCCCACCACCCCATGGCTTCTCAACATCAACGTTTACGATCCGCACCCACCATTCATCCCTCCTAGAGCTTACGCAGATCGCTTCGATCCGGAACAGATGCCGGGTCCGTATTTTCAGGACTCTGACCTTGATCAACAGCGACTTCTCAGTGGCGTCGATTTTCAGGACGAAGTCCGTTCACCAGAGGAACATAAGGCAAAGCAAAAACAGGCCGACTACTATGCCATGATTGCTCAAATCGACGACCAGTTGAGTCGAATTTTGAAACAGCTTGAGACGACCGGCCAACTCGAAAACACATTGGTCGTTTTCACCAGTGATCATGGCGAATCGCTCGGCGATCACGGCTTGATGTACAAAGGCTGTCGATTCTACGAGGGTCTGGTCCGGGTGCCTCTCATCTTCTCATGGCCGGGCCAAATTCAAGCGGGACTTCAAAGCCACGGGCTTGTTGAACTCCTCGATCTGACCGCGACTCTGCTCGATTACACTCATACGCCGACCCCTTCCACGCTTCAGGGGAAGTCGCTGCGCCCGATTCTTGAGGGATCAACTCCCAGCGATCATCATCGCGATTCTGTGCGTTGCGAATATTTCGAAGCTCTTGATCCGCACTTCACACATGGAACCGGGTCCATGGCAACAATGTATCGGACAGAGCACTATAAGTTATGCGTTTACCACGACCAAAACCTCGGCGAACTCTATGACCTCGAAGCCGACCCGTGGGAATTCCGCAACCTGTGGGATGAATCTGCTCATGCAGAAATTAAGAATCGACTGATTCTCGAAAGCTTCAATTCCCACGTCTGCCTGACAACGGATGTCGGATCCGAGAGAATCGCCCCCATGTAG
- a CDS encoding STAS domain-containing protein, with amino-acid sequence MTLNRSNFFDWKQDGKIHVVTLRVDMLTDEENLEQFDQELSSIVETSTPCHMVCDLSSVRYMSSSAIGKFISLHRKMMRTNGQLILCGLQSAVKDILATSHLLKYFHVTDDTSQAIKKLK; translated from the coding sequence ATGACATTGAACCGCTCCAATTTTTTCGACTGGAAGCAGGACGGAAAAATCCATGTTGTGACTCTGCGCGTTGATATGCTCACCGATGAAGAGAATCTCGAGCAGTTCGATCAGGAACTCTCGTCCATTGTGGAAACTTCCACGCCATGTCATATGGTGTGTGACCTGTCCAGCGTGCGGTATATGTCCAGTTCGGCAATTGGGAAGTTCATTTCGCTGCATCGCAAAATGATGCGTACGAACGGTCAATTGATTTTGTGCGGGCTCCAGTCTGCGGTGAAAGACATTCTCGCGACGAGCCATTTGCTCAAGTATTTTCATGTCACGGACGACACTTCTCAGGCGATTAAGAAGTTGAAGTAG
- a CDS encoding alkaline phosphatase family protein has protein sequence MTKPLLRYLLSVFLIATIVLPAVLSADDQVPTRRALLIGIDGLRADALKAAKTPHIDALIESGAFTENTQILGERYQENDTISGPGWSSFLTGVWADKHGVHDNSFTGKNYTEYPHFFHYVKVQFPQAKTHSFVDWSPIDEHIVSDADVHKVYPAHGHEEYTKQDREVTRDAVKTLREDDCHVVMAYLGAVDETGHRYGFHPSVSAYTTAIERVDAQVGLMIRAMRSRPNFDAEDWLVVISTDHGGQGLGHGGGHSIDEIRTTFLIVSGQPAKVGKIEEQTYLVDVPVTVLTHVGVKIDPEWELDGQARGLK, from the coding sequence ATGACGAAGCCTCTCCTCCGATACCTGTTGAGCGTTTTTCTTATTGCGACGATCGTTCTCCCCGCTGTACTTTCAGCAGACGACCAAGTCCCAACTCGACGTGCATTGTTAATCGGCATCGATGGGCTTCGCGCTGACGCACTCAAAGCTGCCAAAACACCTCACATCGATGCACTCATCGAGAGTGGCGCGTTTACCGAAAACACCCAGATACTTGGTGAAAGATATCAGGAGAACGACACGATCAGCGGGCCAGGCTGGTCCAGCTTCCTGACTGGCGTCTGGGCAGACAAACACGGGGTTCACGACAACTCATTCACCGGGAAGAATTACACGGAGTACCCGCATTTTTTCCACTACGTGAAAGTTCAGTTTCCTCAAGCTAAAACTCACTCGTTTGTCGACTGGAGCCCGATCGATGAACACATCGTTTCCGATGCGGATGTCCACAAGGTTTACCCTGCGCATGGACACGAGGAATACACCAAACAGGATCGCGAAGTCACTCGCGACGCCGTGAAGACTCTTCGCGAAGATGACTGTCATGTCGTCATGGCGTATCTGGGAGCGGTAGACGAAACCGGACATCGTTACGGGTTTCATCCGTCAGTCAGCGCGTACACGACCGCGATCGAACGTGTGGATGCCCAGGTTGGCCTGATGATTCGTGCGATGCGATCGCGTCCGAACTTCGATGCAGAAGACTGGCTGGTCGTGATCTCTACCGATCATGGAGGCCAAGGGCTGGGACATGGAGGTGGCCACAGCATCGACGAGATTCGAACGACTTTCCTGATCGTCAGCGGACAACCGGCAAAAGTCGGAAAAATTGAGGAGCAGACCTACCTCGTCGACGTCCCGGTGACGGTGTTGACTCATGTCGGAGTCAAAATTGATCCCGAATGGGAACTCGACGGTCAAGCACGCGGATTGAAGTAG